The genomic window AATATTAGATTTTATTAGAAGATTAGAAAATGATATAGAGCAGGGAATAAATGAATTAGAAGAGATGATTACAGCTAAGGAGAAAAGTAATGAATGAGGTAAAAACTCTTAAAGATATTATTGTAAAAATTGAGAGTGGTGGACGACCTAAAGGTGGAAGTACTAAAGAGGGAATTCCAAGCCTTGGTGGAGAACACTTAAACTATTATGGTGGTTTTAATTTTAAAAATTTAAAGTTTATTCCAATAGATTATTACCAAAAACTTAAAAAAGGAAAAATAAGCTTTAATGATATATTAATAGTTAAAGACGGTGCAACAACTGGTAAAGTTAGCTTTGTAAGTAGCGACTTTCCTTATGAACAAGCGGCTATAAATGAACATTTGTTTAGATTAGCAGTTGATGAAAAAATTGTGTATCCGAAATATCTTTTTTACTACTTATCTTCGTCAAAAGGCCAAAGTGAAATTTTAAAGGATTTTAGAGGGGCGACAATAGGAGGAATAACTTTAAAGGTTGCTGATATAGTAAAAGTACCTATACTGTCTTTAGACATTCAACACCAAATAGTCTTAGCACTAGACCAAGCCCAAGAACTAATAGACAAAAGAAAAGAGCAAATTGAAAAACTAGATGAGTTTTTGCAAAGTGTGTTTTTAAATATGTTTGGTGTTCTTAGTAGCAACAATATGAATTGGAGCACTTCAACATTAGGAGAAGCGTGTTACTTTATTAAAGATGGACCTCATAAATCTCTGAATTATGTTGAAAGCGGTATACCTTTTATTTCAGTAAATAATATTATAAATGGAAAATGGGATTTAAAAAATGTAAGATACATTTCTCATGAGGACTATGAGTTATACTCTAAAAGATGTAAACCCGAAAAGGGTGATATTTTATATACAAAAGGCGGAACTACCGGATATGCAAAATTAGTAGACGTTGATTTTGATTTTTTGAATTGGGTACATATAGCTGTATTGAAGTATAGTAATAATCTTTTAAACGGTCGGTATCTTGAGTTTCTACTTAACACGGATTACTGTTATCGTCAATCTCAACAGTATACTAGAGGCGTTGCAAATAGAGATTTAGTTTTAAGTCAAATAAAGAAAATAAAAATTCTAATTCCCCCCCTCTCCCTCCAAAACAAGTTCGCCCAAATAGTAGAAGAAACCGAAAAACAGAGGGAGCAGATGGAAAAGAGTTTGGTGGAGATGGAAAATTTGTTTAATAGTATTATGCAAAAGGCATTTAAGGGTGAGCTATTTCAGTAGCAGTAGTTTAGTAAATTATTGGAAATAGAATATGGTATAATAAGCAAAAAGCCATTTACCTGTTATAAATTAAACAAATGGGAATTGGAAGAATACGGTGGTGAATCTTTATGCCAAGTATTGAACAAATAAAAGAGTCGGTTAGAGATATAGCCGAAAAGTATCCGATTAAGAGAATATCTCTATTTGGTTCTTATGCTAAGGGATGTGCAAATGAAGAGAGCGATATTGATATTTTAATAGAATTTTCATATTCAAATGTGTCTCTTTTCTTATTATCTGAAATTAGGGATGAGATAAAAACTAGATTAAATAAGGAAGTAGATTTAATACATTACCCTATTGAGGAAAACTCTTTAATTGAAATAGAAGAGGTTGTTGATATTTATGAGCAGTAAAAATAAACAGATAATAAAGAAAATGATTCAAGAAGCTAATGTTATAGAAGAATTAATAGAAGGTTATAACTTGGAAAAATTTATTGCTGATGAGCGTACTAAAAGAGCTGCTTGTATGACGCTTATAAATATTGGCGAGCTTAGTAAGAATCTAAGTGAGGATTTTAAAAAAGACTATAATTTTGTTGCTTGGAGAGCAATTGCAGGTATGCGAGATGTGACAGCACACAAATATCAAACATTAAAAATGGGTGATGTTTGGGTAACCCTAATAACCGATATCCCAAAACTAAAAGAACAATTAAATATAATTTATATAGAAATAGACAGTTAGTGCCTTTTAAATAAAGGGAGATTTTTTATGTCTAACTTTTCTTTCTTAGAAAATAACTCTCAGTTTAATACCTTTACTTCTGCTTGTATGGAAGCAGAAAAAAGTATAGCTATTAATCCTGCGGTAACAGCTATACTTTCTCGTCGTGCTCTAGAATTAGCAGTTAAATGGGTATATGAATTTGATGGATACTTAACTATCCCTTATCAAGACAACTTATCTAGTTTAATTCATAACCGCACCTTTCAAGATATTATTACTCCTGAACTATTTCCTTTAATAAAATATATAGTCAAATTAGGTAATAATGCTGCTCACACAGCTAATAAGGTTACTAGTGAGGAAGCAGTTTTATCATTACATAACCTACATCAATTTGTATCTTGGATGGATTATTGTTATTCAGATGAGTTTTATGATACTACCTTTAATGAAGAAATATTACCTACTGGTCAAGAACAAAAAGTTAC from Candidatus Syntrophocurvum alkaliphilum includes these protein-coding regions:
- a CDS encoding restriction endonuclease subunit S; its protein translation is MNEVKTLKDIIVKIESGGRPKGGSTKEGIPSLGGEHLNYYGGFNFKNLKFIPIDYYQKLKKGKISFNDILIVKDGATTGKVSFVSSDFPYEQAAINEHLFRLAVDEKIVYPKYLFYYLSSSKGQSEILKDFRGATIGGITLKVADIVKVPILSLDIQHQIVLALDQAQELIDKRKEQIEKLDEFLQSVFLNMFGVLSSNNMNWSTSTLGEACYFIKDGPHKSLNYVESGIPFISVNNIINGKWDLKNVRYISHEDYELYSKRCKPEKGDILYTKGGTTGYAKLVDVDFDFLNWVHIAVLKYSNNLLNGRYLEFLLNTDYCYRQSQQYTRGVANRDLVLSQIKKIKILIPPLSLQNKFAQIVEETEKQREQMEKSLVEMENLFNSIMQKAFKGELFQ
- a CDS encoding nucleotidyltransferase family protein is translated as MPSIEQIKESVRDIAEKYPIKRISLFGSYAKGCANEESDIDILIEFSYSNVSLFLLSEIRDEIKTRLNKEVDLIHYPIEENSLIEIEEVVDIYEQ
- a CDS encoding DUF86 domain-containing protein codes for the protein MSSKNKQIIKKMIQEANVIEELIEGYNLEKFIADERTKRAACMTLINIGELSKNLSEDFKKDYNFVAWRAIAGMRDVTAHKYQTLKMGDVWVTLITDIPKLKEQLNIIYIEIDS